In the Mytilus trossulus isolate FHL-02 chromosome 1, PNRI_Mtr1.1.1.hap1, whole genome shotgun sequence genome, one interval contains:
- the LOC134727125 gene encoding receptor-type tyrosine-protein phosphatase epsilon-like — MMTLMQRVIDQRKHHTGPVTVVCSNGATKSGLFVALSLILEKMKIDDQVDVFQVIRTIQLRRPEFVTNFDQYEYCYKCIKDFLEGQSVYANL; from the exons ATGATGACACTGATGCAAAGAGTTATTGATCAACGAAAACATCACACAGGTCCAGTGACTGTCGTTTGCAG CAATGGTGCAACAAAAAGCGGATTGTTTGTTGCATTAAGTTTGATTTTAGAGAAAATGAAGATAGATGATCAAGTCGATGTGTTCCAAGTTATAAGAACAATACAATTACGGCGACCAGAATTTGTGACtaatttt GATCAATACGAATACTGTTACAAATGTATCAAAGATTTTCTAGAAGGACAGTCAGTATATGCAAATCTTTAG